GCGACCTGATGCGCGCCGACTTACACGGCAAGGTTGCGCTGTACGAGTGGTTCTACATGTCGCTCTACACGTTCGCGTGCATGAAGGCGGCTGCGGACAGGAAGCCCGGAACCGCGCACAAAATTCTCACCGACGACATCGGGAGCGTGCTCGATTTTGCGAAGCGCGAGCGCGACCGCGTGCGGTTCTGGTGGCCGACCGGCCCGAAGATGTTCCAGGATCTGCTGCAAGGGAACTTCGCGGCGGGTAACGCCCACAGTGTCACGATGCTACAAACGGCGAAAGAGAAGGCCGATACGGTCGGGTTCACAACGCCCGAAACCGATCGCGCGTTCGTGCAACTCATGTGGGTGATCCCGGCCGACACCCCGAACGCGGACCTGGCCGAAGCCGCCATCGATTTCCTGCTCACCAAGGACGTGCAAGCGGCGATGGCCCGGCGCGGCGCGGGAACGTCGCACGTCGAGGCCGCGCGGGAAGTTGCGAAGGAAGACGCGGCGTGGGCGCGGACGTACCCCTCGACCGACGAGCAGTTCCGCACGATGAAGTATTTCCCCTACGAGGCGTACTTCAAGGATTGGGACCACATCAAGAAGACGTGGGAGCAGGAGATCCTGCGTAAGTCGTGACGACACGCCCCACCCACTCAGCAACACCGTGGCTGCTTGCGGCACCCACAATCGTGCTCCTCATTGCACTGTTCGCGGGGCCGGTTCTTATTCTCATCCGCACCAGCTTTTACCAGAGTGCGGGTGGCGCGGACTTCTACCGACCTGGAACGTGGTCGCTCAGCGCGTATTCCGAACTTCTCGGTGAGCGCTTCGGGCGCGGCATCGTTGCGT
The Gemmata palustris DNA segment above includes these coding regions:
- a CDS encoding ABC transporter substrate-binding protein, which produces MNCHDVNRRGFLKTVGAALGAGGLIGGCSKPAPGGGDFHGRTLTVFVYSGLDKIFQEHFAGPFEAKTGATVVLDPGWEDSIAKLKTSPKGQPAFDLVLTDATQGYPAIKSGMFRQIDFDKVPNHKALAPGALDNWVAKERYGVTFHESAMTLAWNHKQVGAEPTGWGDLMRADLHGKVALYEWFYMSLYTFACMKAAADRKPGTAHKILTDDIGSVLDFAKRERDRVRFWWPTGPKMFQDLLQGNFAAGNAHSVTMLQTAKEKADTVGFTTPETDRAFVQLMWVIPADTPNADLAEAAIDFLLTKDVQAAMARRGAGTSHVEAAREVAKEDAAWARTYPSTDEQFRTMKYFPYEAYFKDWDHIKKTWEQEILRKS